One segment of Mycobacterium spongiae DNA contains the following:
- a CDS encoding DUF4350 domain-containing protein produces MGGGPVNAPRSGTDPQSRRTISRRRTSWRAVLLTLGALTVVAAIGAYLTAPRPGGTMDPESTSSSGGHALATLLREQGVEVVVADSTSDVETAARPDSLLLVAQTEYLVDSAQLDRLAAAPGDLLLVEPTSRTRAALAPQLHVGAASPFNSEPNCPLREANRAGSVQFGPSNSYVARGDLVITSCYDGALVRFRSGGRTITVVGSGSFMTNGSLLRAGNAALAMNLAGDRPRLVWYAPDHIEGEKSSPTSISDLVPDNVNWVFWQLWLVVLLVALWKGRRLGPLVAEELPVVVRASETVEGRGRLYRSRRARDRAAAALRTATLQRLAPRLGLGPNPPSAGVVTTVSERSGADPEFVSYHLFGPPPASDTELLQLARVLDDIERQATHP; encoded by the coding sequence GTGGGCGGCGGTCCGGTGAATGCCCCGCGTTCCGGAACCGACCCTCAGTCGCGGAGGACTATCTCCCGGCGACGAACGTCGTGGCGCGCGGTCTTGCTCACGCTCGGCGCACTGACTGTCGTTGCCGCGATTGGCGCCTACCTGACCGCACCGCGGCCGGGCGGCACCATGGACCCCGAGTCCACGAGTTCGTCGGGCGGACACGCGCTGGCGACACTGCTTCGCGAACAAGGCGTCGAGGTTGTGGTCGCCGATAGCACCTCCGATGTCGAGACCGCGGCACGTCCCGACTCGCTGTTGCTGGTGGCGCAGACTGAATATCTGGTCGATAGCGCACAACTGGATCGTCTGGCGGCAGCTCCCGGTGACCTCTTGCTGGTGGAACCTACATCGCGCACCCGGGCGGCGTTGGCGCCGCAGTTGCATGTCGGGGCAGCCAGCCCATTCAACAGCGAACCGAATTGCCCTTTGCGGGAGGCGAATCGAGCCGGTTCGGTGCAGTTCGGCCCAAGCAATAGCTACGTGGCCCGCGGCGATCTGGTGATCACCAGCTGTTACGACGGGGCGCTAGTTCGTTTTCGGAGCGGCGGCCGGACCATCACCGTGGTCGGCAGTGGCAGCTTCATGACCAACGGAAGCCTGCTTCGAGCCGGCAACGCCGCGCTGGCAATGAACCTTGCCGGTGACCGGCCTCGGCTCGTCTGGTACGCACCAGACCACATTGAGGGCGAAAAGTCCTCTCCGACATCTATTTCCGATCTGGTTCCCGACAACGTGAACTGGGTCTTCTGGCAGCTGTGGCTGGTGGTGCTCCTAGTCGCGCTATGGAAGGGCCGCCGGCTCGGGCCACTGGTGGCCGAGGAGTTGCCCGTCGTAGTCCGCGCATCGGAGACCGTAGAGGGCCGGGGCCGACTGTACCGATCCCGACGTGCCCGCGATCGCGCCGCGGCAGCCTTGCGCACGGCGACGCTACAGCGCTTAGCGCCGCGGCTCGGCCTTGGCCCCAACCCGCCGTCGGCGGGGGTAGTGACGACTGTGTCCGAGCGCAGCGGGGCCGACCCGGAATTTGTTTCCTACCACCTATTCGGCCCCCCACCGGCTAGTGACACTGAGCTGCTACAACTTGCTCGTGTGCTCGACGACATCGAAAGGCAGGCCACGCACCCGTGA
- a CDS encoding AAA family ATPase: MTQSPTNPQAPPAQTPTAESARDALLALRAEIAKAVVGQDGVVSGLVIALLCRGHVLLEGVPGVAKTLMVRAMAAALQLEFKRVQFTPDLMPGDVTGSLVYDARTAAFVFRPGPVFTNLLLADEINRTPPKTQAALLEAMEERQVSVEGEPKALPDPFIVAATQNPIEYEGTYQLPEAQLDRFLLKLNVTLPARDAEIAILGRHAHGFDPRDLSTIDRVAGPADLAAGREAVRQVLIADEVLGYIVDVVGATRASPALQLGVSPRGATALLGTARSWAWLSGRNYVTPDDVKAMARPTLRHRVLLRPEAELEGATPDGILDGILASVPVPR, encoded by the coding sequence GTGACGCAGTCCCCTACCAACCCGCAAGCCCCGCCGGCCCAAACCCCGACCGCAGAATCAGCACGTGATGCATTGCTGGCGTTACGCGCCGAGATCGCCAAGGCCGTCGTTGGGCAGGACGGGGTCGTCAGCGGCCTGGTAATCGCGCTGCTGTGTCGCGGCCACGTACTCCTGGAAGGTGTTCCCGGAGTGGCGAAAACATTGATGGTCCGTGCCATGGCCGCTGCCTTGCAGCTGGAGTTCAAGAGGGTGCAGTTCACTCCCGATCTGATGCCGGGCGACGTCACCGGGTCGCTGGTCTACGACGCGCGTACCGCGGCATTTGTGTTCCGCCCGGGTCCGGTCTTCACCAACCTTCTTCTGGCCGACGAGATCAACCGGACCCCACCCAAGACCCAGGCTGCATTGTTAGAGGCCATGGAGGAACGCCAAGTAAGCGTGGAAGGCGAACCCAAGGCGCTCCCCGACCCGTTCATCGTGGCTGCTACTCAGAACCCGATCGAATACGAGGGCACTTATCAGTTGCCGGAAGCGCAACTCGACCGTTTCCTGCTCAAATTGAACGTGACCCTGCCAGCGCGCGACGCCGAGATCGCGATACTTGGCAGACACGCGCACGGCTTCGATCCCCGCGATCTATCCACAATTGACCGCGTGGCCGGACCCGCCGACCTTGCGGCCGGCCGCGAGGCGGTGCGACAGGTGTTGATCGCCGACGAGGTGCTCGGTTACATCGTCGACGTCGTCGGGGCCACCCGCGCCTCTCCCGCGCTGCAGCTGGGCGTATCACCACGGGGGGCAACGGCCCTGCTGGGTACTGCTCGGTCTTGGGCGTGGCTGTCCGGGCGCAATTACGTCACTCCGGACGATGTGAAGGCCATGGCGCGCCCGACACTGCGCCACCGGGTGCTGCTGCGCCCAGAAGCCGAGCTCGAAGGCGCAACCCCCGACGGAATTCTCGACGGGATCTTGGCCTCGGTTCCGGTGCCCCGCTAG
- a CDS encoding DUF58 domain-containing protein gives MTLTGRAGLLALICVVPIALSPWPAKSFGMLMVTLTVAVVVDVVLAASPNRLRYNRLPDCSARLGQQVEAVLLIHNDGRRRFRGQIRDAWPPSARAEPRTHAVSLPAGQPHQVSTALRPIRRGDQRSAAVTARSTGPLGLAGRQRSTLVPAQVRVLPPFLSRKHLPSRLAKLREIDGLLPTLIRGQGTEFDSLREYVVGDDVRSIDWRATARRADVVVRTWRPERDRRVVIVLDTGRMAAGRVGVDPTAADPAGWPRLDWAMDAALLLAALASRAGDHVDFLAHDRVSRAAVFGASRTELLAQLVDAMAPLQPALVESDWRAMVATIARRTRRRSLVVLLTDLNATALDEGLLPVLPQLSVKHHVLIAAVADPRVDQLAAGRSDAAAVYDAAAAERARNDRGAIASRLRRSGVEVVDAPPTEVAPALADSYLAMKATGRL, from the coding sequence ATGACTCTCACCGGCCGCGCGGGCTTGCTGGCGTTGATCTGCGTTGTCCCGATCGCGCTGTCGCCCTGGCCAGCAAAGTCATTCGGCATGCTGATGGTGACGCTGACCGTCGCGGTGGTCGTTGACGTGGTGCTAGCGGCTAGCCCCAACCGGTTGCGCTACAACCGCCTACCAGACTGCTCGGCCCGGCTTGGCCAGCAAGTGGAGGCCGTCTTGCTGATCCACAACGATGGTCGCCGCCGGTTCCGCGGCCAAATACGCGATGCCTGGCCACCCAGCGCGCGTGCCGAGCCCCGCACACACGCGGTTAGCCTCCCGGCCGGGCAACCGCATCAAGTGTCTACGGCGCTGCGCCCAATCCGCCGCGGCGATCAGCGCTCTGCCGCCGTGACCGCTCGATCGACCGGGCCGCTGGGATTGGCGGGGCGACAACGTTCCACGTTGGTGCCCGCCCAGGTTCGGGTGCTGCCGCCATTTCTGTCCCGTAAGCACCTGCCCTCGCGGCTGGCGAAACTACGCGAGATCGACGGGCTATTGCCCACCCTGATACGCGGGCAAGGCACTGAATTCGATTCGCTGCGCGAGTACGTCGTGGGCGACGACGTCCGCTCAATCGACTGGCGGGCAACTGCGCGGCGCGCCGACGTCGTGGTCCGCACATGGCGACCTGAACGCGACCGCCGAGTCGTCATCGTGCTCGACACTGGGCGCATGGCCGCAGGTCGCGTCGGTGTCGACCCGACTGCGGCCGACCCCGCCGGGTGGCCTCGGCTGGATTGGGCGATGGACGCCGCGCTGCTGTTGGCGGCACTGGCCTCGCGGGCTGGCGATCATGTCGACTTTCTCGCCCACGACCGGGTTAGCCGGGCTGCCGTATTCGGCGCGTCGCGCACCGAACTGCTCGCTCAGCTCGTGGACGCGATGGCACCGCTACAGCCAGCACTTGTCGAGTCCGACTGGCGGGCGATGGTCGCAACGATTGCTCGTCGCACCCGCAGGCGGTCATTGGTGGTCCTGCTCACTGACCTGAACGCGACCGCGCTGGACGAGGGCCTGCTCCCGGTGCTACCGCAGTTGTCGGTCAAACACCATGTGTTGATCGCCGCAGTCGCCGACCCCCGCGTTGACCAGCTGGCCGCCGGGCGTTCCGACGCGGCCGCGGTGTACGACGCAGCGGCTGCCGAACGCGCTCGCAATGATCGGGGCGCGATCGCGTCGCGCCTGCGCCGCAGTGGGGTCGAGGTCGTCGATGCGCCTCCTACCGAAGTAGCGCCGGCGCTTGCGGATAGCTACCTGGCAATGAAAGCGACGGGCCGGCTCTAG
- a CDS encoding stage II sporulation protein M — MDVDAFLLTHRGTWDRLDQLIKKRRSLTGAEVDELVELYQRASTHLSMLRSASSDSLVTGRLSSLVARARSAVTGAHAPMTSTFIRFWTVSFPVVAYRTWRWWLATGVAFLVVVAVLAFWVAGNPEVQYAVGTPSEIDELVNHDVESYYSEHPAAAFALHVWLNNSWLAARCIAFAVLLGLPIPFLLLQNAANLGLIAGLMFPAGKGGLLLGLLIPHGLLELTAVFLAGAVGMRLGWSVIAPGDRPRGQVLAEQGRGVVAVAVGLVGVLLVSGLLEALVTPSPLPTFVRIAIGVIAELVFLSYVAYFGRRAAKAGETGDIEDAPDVIPTG; from the coding sequence GTGGACGTCGACGCGTTCTTGCTGACCCACCGTGGCACGTGGGATCGGCTTGACCAATTGATCAAGAAGCGCCGTTCCCTGACCGGTGCCGAAGTGGATGAACTCGTTGAGCTCTACCAGCGCGCGTCTACCCATTTGTCGATGCTGCGATCGGCGTCGTCGGATTCACTGGTGACTGGGCGGCTTTCGAGTCTGGTCGCGCGCGCCCGTTCCGCGGTCACGGGTGCGCATGCCCCGATGACCAGCACCTTCATTCGTTTCTGGACAGTTTCCTTCCCCGTGGTTGCCTACCGCACCTGGCGGTGGTGGCTGGCGACCGGTGTGGCGTTCTTAGTCGTCGTTGCAGTCCTAGCCTTTTGGGTTGCCGGCAATCCGGAGGTGCAGTACGCGGTCGGGACGCCAAGTGAAATAGACGAACTGGTGAATCACGACGTCGAGTCGTATTACAGCGAGCACCCGGCTGCGGCGTTCGCCCTCCATGTATGGCTGAACAATTCCTGGTTGGCCGCCAGGTGCATCGCGTTCGCCGTCTTACTGGGTCTGCCCATCCCGTTTCTGCTGCTTCAAAATGCGGCCAACCTGGGGCTGATCGCCGGTCTGATGTTCCCGGCTGGCAAGGGCGGGCTGCTGCTGGGCCTGCTGATTCCGCACGGGCTGTTGGAGCTCACGGCGGTTTTTTTGGCCGGCGCGGTTGGGATGCGCCTGGGGTGGTCGGTGATAGCGCCGGGAGACCGGCCGCGTGGGCAGGTTCTTGCAGAGCAAGGTCGTGGCGTTGTGGCGGTGGCCGTGGGCCTCGTGGGCGTCTTGCTCGTATCGGGCTTGCTCGAAGCGCTGGTGACGCCGTCACCGTTGCCGACGTTCGTTCGGATCGCCATCGGCGTCATTGCCGAGTTGGTGTTCTTGTCCTACGTCGCGTACTTCGGGCGTCGCGCGGCGAAAGCCGGGGAGACCGGCGATATCGAGGACGCGCCCGACGTGATACCGACCGGCTGA
- a CDS encoding RDD family protein, with product MSEVVTGDAVVLDVQIAQLPVRAVSAVIDIIVILIAYMLGLMLWAATLTEFDEAWTTAFLIIFTVLAMVGYPLAFETATRGRSVGKIVMGLRVVSDDGGPERFRQALFRALTSVVEIWMLLGSPAVICSMFSPKAKRVGDIFAGTVVVSERGPRLGPPPAMPPSLAWWASSLQLSGLTPGQAEVARQFLSRATQLDHQLRDQMAYRIANDVLSHIAPPPPPGVPPQLVLAAVLAERHRRELARLLPTMPQPGQAVGPAPWPAPGPGAPPGPVPWPSPHPHPHPQGWWPGPWPPSQPAIPWPEPDSPAAQQAPRRQQRPDAGGFAPPR from the coding sequence ATGTCGGAGGTGGTGACCGGCGACGCCGTCGTTCTCGATGTACAGATCGCTCAGTTGCCGGTTCGCGCAGTAAGCGCGGTGATCGACATCATCGTCATACTCATTGCCTACATGCTCGGGTTGATGCTGTGGGCGGCCACGCTGACCGAGTTCGACGAGGCATGGACCACCGCGTTCCTGATCATCTTCACGGTGCTGGCGATGGTCGGCTATCCCTTGGCTTTCGAAACGGCCACGCGGGGAAGGTCGGTAGGCAAGATCGTGATGGGCCTACGCGTGGTGTCCGACGACGGCGGCCCAGAGCGCTTCCGGCAAGCTCTGTTTCGAGCACTGACATCGGTCGTAGAGATCTGGATGCTGCTGGGGAGCCCCGCCGTGATCTGCAGCATGTTCTCACCGAAGGCCAAACGCGTCGGCGATATCTTTGCTGGCACTGTGGTCGTGAGCGAAAGGGGTCCGCGGCTAGGTCCACCGCCTGCAATGCCGCCGTCACTGGCCTGGTGGGCGTCATCGCTGCAATTGTCCGGGCTTACCCCAGGCCAGGCCGAGGTAGCCCGTCAATTCCTCTCCCGGGCAACGCAACTCGATCACCAACTACGAGACCAGATGGCTTATCGAATCGCCAACGACGTGCTGTCGCACATCGCCCCGCCCCCGCCGCCCGGCGTCCCGCCGCAGCTGGTCCTTGCCGCAGTCCTCGCCGAACGACACCGACGCGAACTGGCACGATTACTCCCCACGATGCCCCAGCCTGGCCAAGCGGTGGGACCAGCGCCATGGCCTGCACCAGGGCCAGGGGCGCCCCCCGGACCGGTTCCGTGGCCCTCACCGCATCCGCATCCGCATCCGCAGGGATGGTGGCCAGGGCCGTGGCCACCCTCGCAGCCGGCGATCCCGTGGCCGGAGCCCGATTCGCCCGCTGCACAGCAGGCTCCCCGGCGGCAACAGCGGCCGGACGCCGGTGGGTTCGCACCGCCTCGCTAA
- a CDS encoding PadR family transcriptional regulator, with product MSNSFIPPTGTFAARPGFGFGPGSALGGPLARRGRRALHGVKHDAGREFFDNVRDHAADQNGHWGLGPGFTFGFGGPGFGGGPRAGSRRGGRGRRGDVRAAILVLLAEHPMHGYEMIQQIAERSNGIWRPSPGSVYPTLQLLDDEGLIAASETDGSKKLFELTDDGRTAAEKIGTPPWEEIARGVEPGHINLRTAMRQLVGAVAQSAHAASAEQQQRIVDIINTARREIYGILGED from the coding sequence ATGAGCAACTCATTCATACCCCCTACCGGTACATTTGCCGCGCGGCCAGGGTTCGGCTTCGGGCCGGGCTCCGCACTGGGGGGACCACTTGCTCGCCGGGGACGGCGCGCCCTGCACGGCGTGAAGCACGACGCTGGGCGGGAGTTCTTCGACAACGTCCGCGACCACGCAGCCGACCAGAACGGACACTGGGGTCTCGGCCCGGGATTCACATTCGGATTCGGCGGCCCCGGTTTCGGCGGCGGCCCGCGCGCCGGCTCACGCCGGGGTGGTCGTGGTCGGCGCGGTGATGTTCGCGCGGCCATTCTGGTGCTGCTGGCCGAGCACCCGATGCATGGCTACGAGATGATCCAGCAGATCGCCGAACGCAGCAACGGAATCTGGCGGCCCAGCCCCGGGTCGGTGTACCCAACGCTACAGCTGCTCGATGATGAGGGTCTCATTGCCGCCAGCGAAACCGACGGCAGCAAAAAGCTTTTCGAGCTGACCGACGACGGTCGCACCGCAGCGGAAAAGATCGGAACCCCACCGTGGGAGGAGATCGCCCGAGGCGTCGAACCCGGCCACATCAACCTGCGGACAGCTATGCGCCAACTCGTCGGCGCAGTGGCGCAATCTGCGCACGCCGCCAGCGCCGAACAGCAGCAACGCATCGTTGACATCATCAATACCGCGCGCCGGGAGATCTACGGCATCCTCGGCGAGGACTAA